The following are from one region of the Sandaracinus amylolyticus genome:
- a CDS encoding TlpA family protein disulfide reductase → MSTPSAVAAPTERSGASGGGGVGPLRFGEAAPPIAAQRLSGEDGVSLEDLRGRVIVLDFWATWCGPCRAIMPTLDDMHRRHHGAGLTVLGIARESEGALRGHLAEHPVGYTVARDVGGTLSRYGVRAIPMMVVIDRHGQVRDVVVGVDGASMARLDGLVQRLLAEPAH, encoded by the coding sequence ATGTCCACCCCGAGCGCGGTGGCCGCGCCGACCGAGCGCAGCGGTGCGTCGGGCGGCGGCGGCGTGGGCCCGCTCCGCTTCGGCGAAGCGGCGCCGCCGATCGCGGCGCAGCGCCTGAGCGGCGAGGACGGCGTGTCGCTCGAGGATCTGCGCGGGCGCGTGATCGTGCTCGATTTCTGGGCGACGTGGTGCGGTCCGTGCCGCGCGATCATGCCGACGCTCGACGACATGCACCGCCGTCATCACGGCGCGGGGCTCACGGTCCTGGGGATCGCGCGGGAGTCCGAGGGCGCGCTGCGCGGTCATCTCGCGGAGCACCCTGTGGGCTACACGGTCGCGCGCGACGTGGGCGGCACGCTCTCGCGGTACGGCGTGCGAGCGATCCCGATGATGGTCGTCATCGATCGACACGGGCAGGTGCGAGACGTGGTGGTCGGCGTCGATGGCGCCTCGATGGCGCGTCTCGATGGTCTCGTGCAGCGCCTCCTGGCCGAGCCCGCCCACTGA
- the mrtC gene encoding myxosortase MrtC, translating into MMIERVEPMRTNGDERRKRHEVLREVALVYALVCVLTFGLGALRALAPLRDVAHLGIAALFLVVPLWAARREHAGARRLGIDLAGLLEAPPDEPSTRSPGPFGVFDLARAVRDAAPSGLREIGAALLVALVIFPPFAVGFYLWNQPGHAFVWNPPPDLASFALTQIVLVGLPEEALFRGYVQTRLHDVFPPRTTILGVRVHVGVLVAQAALFALVHLATEPYVAKLAVFFPGLLFGWMRAWRGGIGAAILFHAMSNVLAEILVRGWLG; encoded by the coding sequence ATGATGATCGAGCGCGTGGAGCCGATGCGCACCAACGGCGACGAGCGCCGCAAGCGGCACGAGGTGCTGCGCGAGGTTGCGCTCGTGTACGCGCTCGTGTGCGTGCTGACGTTCGGGCTCGGCGCGCTGCGCGCGCTCGCTCCGCTGCGCGACGTCGCGCACCTCGGCATCGCCGCGCTGTTCCTCGTGGTGCCGCTGTGGGCGGCGAGGCGCGAGCACGCAGGCGCACGGCGGCTCGGAATCGATCTCGCGGGGCTGCTCGAGGCGCCGCCCGACGAGCCCTCCACGCGCTCGCCCGGGCCCTTCGGGGTCTTCGATCTGGCGCGCGCGGTGCGCGACGCTGCGCCGTCGGGGCTGCGCGAGATCGGCGCGGCGCTCCTCGTCGCGCTCGTGATCTTCCCGCCCTTCGCGGTGGGATTCTACCTCTGGAACCAGCCGGGCCACGCGTTCGTGTGGAACCCGCCGCCCGATCTCGCGTCGTTCGCGCTCACCCAGATCGTGCTCGTCGGGCTGCCCGAAGAAGCGCTGTTCCGCGGCTACGTGCAGACGCGCCTGCACGACGTGTTTCCTCCGCGCACGACGATCCTCGGGGTGCGCGTCCACGTCGGCGTGCTCGTCGCGCAGGCCGCGCTGTTCGCCTTGGTGCATCTCGCGACGGAGCCCTACGTCGCCAAGCTCGCGGTCTTCTTCCCGGGGCTGCTCTTCGGGTGGATGCGCGCGTGGCGCGGAGGCATCGGAGCAGCGATCCTCTTCCACGCGATGAGCAACGTGCTCGCGGAGATCCTCGTACGAGGGTGGCTCGGATGA
- the miaB gene encoding tRNA (N6-isopentenyl adenosine(37)-C2)-methylthiotransferase MiaB, which yields MKRYLVQTFGCQMNVHDSRRIEEVLARAGWEPTDEAALASLVVFNTCSVREKAEHKLLSVLGTMRGLKQANPDLVIAVAGCVAQQEGERLLTRAPIIDVVIGPDNIPELPGLVAHAHDGGPPIARTVFDLDDPRFLEAIPTRAESPREVTSFVTVMKGCDERCTFCIVPYTRGPERYRSADAIVAEVRGMADAGVREVTLLGQTVNSWFEPGTEESARESQFAELLSRIAREVPSLRRLRYTSPHPRHVTDALVRAHAELDVLPAHVHLPVQSGSNRVLKRMLRRYTREHYVARARALQGARAGLTLSTDLIVGFPGETEDEFLETLSLVREVGFVAAFAFKYSPRPHTPALKLGDDVTEEQKDDRLARLLEVVAEQQRAHLASLVGTRTEVLFESLSQESKNDRPRAGEARWKGRSSRHEIVHADVPEGIDLAGAILPVTVERANAHSLVARVDADVASLPRIAPKPAPTKSAAAPTRTRLPVVGRAQDPAE from the coding sequence ATGAAGCGGTACCTCGTCCAGACCTTCGGCTGCCAGATGAACGTCCACGATTCGCGCAGGATCGAGGAGGTCCTGGCGCGCGCTGGATGGGAGCCGACGGACGAGGCCGCGCTCGCGAGCCTGGTCGTGTTCAACACCTGCAGCGTGCGCGAGAAGGCCGAGCACAAGCTGCTCAGCGTGCTCGGCACGATGCGCGGGCTGAAGCAGGCGAACCCCGATCTCGTGATCGCGGTCGCGGGGTGCGTCGCGCAGCAGGAGGGCGAGCGTCTCCTCACGCGCGCACCGATCATCGACGTGGTGATCGGCCCCGACAACATCCCCGAGCTCCCCGGGCTGGTCGCGCACGCGCACGACGGTGGGCCGCCGATCGCGCGCACGGTGTTCGACCTCGACGATCCGCGCTTCCTCGAGGCGATCCCCACCCGCGCGGAATCGCCGCGCGAGGTGACCTCGTTCGTCACCGTGATGAAGGGCTGCGACGAGCGCTGCACGTTCTGCATCGTCCCGTACACCCGCGGGCCCGAGCGCTATCGCAGCGCCGACGCGATCGTCGCCGAGGTGCGCGGCATGGCCGACGCCGGCGTGCGCGAGGTGACGCTGCTCGGTCAGACCGTGAACTCCTGGTTCGAGCCGGGCACGGAAGAGAGCGCGCGCGAGTCGCAGTTCGCCGAGCTGCTCTCGCGCATCGCGCGCGAGGTGCCCTCGCTGCGACGCCTTCGCTACACGTCGCCGCATCCCCGCCACGTCACCGACGCGCTGGTGCGCGCGCACGCCGAGCTCGACGTGCTCCCCGCGCACGTGCACCTGCCGGTGCAGTCGGGATCGAACCGCGTGCTCAAGCGCATGCTGCGTCGCTACACGCGCGAGCACTACGTCGCGCGCGCCCGTGCGCTGCAGGGCGCGCGCGCGGGCCTGACCCTCTCGACCGATCTGATCGTCGGCTTCCCCGGCGAGACCGAGGACGAGTTCCTCGAGACGCTCTCGCTGGTGCGTGAGGTCGGCTTCGTCGCGGCGTTCGCGTTCAAGTACTCGCCGCGCCCGCACACGCCCGCGCTCAAGCTGGGCGACGATGTGACCGAGGAGCAGAAGGACGATCGCCTCGCGCGCCTGCTCGAGGTCGTCGCCGAGCAACAGCGGGCGCACCTCGCGTCGCTCGTCGGGACGCGTACCGAGGTGCTCTTCGAGTCGCTCTCGCAGGAGAGCAAGAACGATCGCCCGCGCGCGGGCGAGGCGCGCTGGAAGGGCCGCTCGAGCCGGCACGAGATCGTGCACGCCGACGTGCCCGAGGGCATCGATCTCGCGGGCGCGATCCTGCCGGTCACCGTCGAGCGCGCGAACGCGCACTCGCTCGTCGCGCGCGTCGACGCCGACGTCGCGTCGCTCCCGCGCATCGCGCCGAAGCCCGCGCCGACCAAGAGCGCCGCGGCACCGACGCGCACGCGACTGCCGGTCGTCGGCCGCGCGCAGGACCCCGCGGAATGA
- a CDS encoding bifunctional folylpolyglutamate synthase/dihydrofolate synthase: MTYEESLRWLYALQPRGIRLELDRMHAALALRGDPHRGLRVVHVAGTNGKGSVCAMLEGVLRASGLRTGLYTSPHLHSFRERIRVDGRSVSKDEVARRASSIRTTVDAPDAPQLTFFEVTTLIALETFRDAACDVVVLEVGLGGRLDATNVIDAPLATAITSIALDHQQYLGSTIAEIAREKAGIAKPGVPLVLGPVDEDARHAIEAHASNVGAPIVPATRDLSQEPPLPGAFQRANLAVVLTLVDVLRARGLHIDDHAVREGLRTAHWPGRLETLDGSPSVIVDAAHNPHGCRALAAHLASLPRTGPRVLVLGAMADKPWREMLDILRPQVDHIIAVAPDMPRAERPEVIAQHAHTQSAPTIASGVDRARARAGQSGLVIVAGSIFVLAEARAHVLGIENEPAIPM, encoded by the coding sequence GTGACCTACGAAGAGTCCCTGCGCTGGCTCTACGCGCTGCAGCCGCGCGGGATCCGGCTCGAGCTCGATCGCATGCACGCGGCGCTCGCGCTGCGGGGCGATCCCCATCGCGGGCTGCGTGTCGTCCACGTCGCGGGCACGAACGGGAAGGGCAGCGTGTGCGCGATGCTCGAGGGCGTGCTGCGCGCGTCGGGGCTGCGTACCGGGCTCTATACGTCCCCGCATCTGCACTCGTTCCGGGAACGTATTCGCGTCGACGGTCGGTCCGTGTCGAAGGACGAGGTCGCGCGTCGTGCCTCGTCGATTCGAACCACGGTCGACGCTCCCGACGCACCGCAGCTGACGTTTTTCGAGGTCACCACACTGATCGCGCTCGAGACCTTCCGCGACGCCGCCTGCGACGTCGTGGTGCTCGAGGTCGGCCTCGGCGGGCGTCTCGACGCCACCAACGTCATCGACGCACCGCTCGCGACCGCGATCACCTCAATCGCGCTGGATCACCAGCAGTATCTCGGCTCCACGATCGCCGAGATCGCGCGCGAGAAAGCGGGCATCGCGAAGCCCGGCGTCCCCCTCGTCCTCGGACCCGTCGACGAGGATGCCCGGCACGCGATCGAGGCCCACGCATCGAACGTGGGTGCGCCAATCGTGCCCGCCACACGCGATCTTTCCCAAGAACCGCCTCTCCCCGGCGCATTCCAGCGCGCCAACCTCGCGGTCGTCCTCACACTCGTCGACGTCCTCCGCGCCCGCGGCCTCCACATCGACGACCACGCTGTCCGCGAAGGCCTCCGCACCGCGCACTGGCCCGGCCGGCTCGAGACGCTCGACGGCTCTCCCTCCGTGATCGTCGACGCCGCCCACAACCCCCACGGGTGCCGCGCCCTCGCCGCCCACCTCGCATCGCTGCCGCGCACCGGGCCGCGCGTGCTCGTCCTCGGCGCGATGGCGGACAAGCCGTGGCGCGAGATGCTCGACATCCTCCGCCCGCAGGTCGATCACATCATCGCGGTCGCGCCCGACATGCCGCGCGCCGAGCGTCCCGAGGTCATCGCGCAGCACGCGCATACCCAGAGCGCCCCGACGATCGCATCGGGCGTCGATCGCGCCCGCGCTCGCGCCGGGCAGAGCGGCCTCGTGATCGTCGCCGGCTCGATCTTCGTCCTCGCCGAGGCGCGTGCCCACGTCCTCGGCATCGAGAACGAGCCCGCGATCCCGATGTGA
- the nadC gene encoding carboxylating nicotinate-nucleotide diphosphorylase, translating into MKNDPTPRPSPPPAFVVRDLVERALAEDLGRGDVTTQACVPVDLEGAAALVAREPLVLAGAFVFEQVFATVDPRVRVEVLAHDGARLSKGAVAARVRGPAQSILEGERVALNFVQRMSGVATKTRKFVDALPAGSKTRIADTRKTTPGLRALERYAVRCGGGHNHRDDLSSAVLIKDNHIAACGGVGIAIERARAWAPHTSRIECEVDRMEQLREAIEARADIVLLDNFDDATLAEAVAFVAGRAILEVSGGVTLERIPKIAAAGIDVISAGGLTHSAAAVDLALDWES; encoded by the coding sequence ATGAAGAACGATCCGACTCCGCGCCCTTCCCCGCCTCCCGCGTTCGTCGTGCGCGACCTCGTCGAGCGCGCGCTCGCCGAAGACCTGGGGCGCGGCGACGTCACGACCCAGGCGTGCGTGCCCGTCGATCTCGAGGGCGCCGCCGCGCTCGTCGCGCGCGAGCCGCTGGTGCTCGCGGGCGCGTTCGTGTTCGAGCAGGTGTTCGCGACGGTCGATCCTCGCGTTCGGGTCGAGGTGCTCGCGCACGACGGAGCGCGCCTCTCGAAGGGCGCGGTCGCGGCGCGGGTGCGCGGCCCGGCGCAGTCGATCCTCGAGGGCGAGCGGGTCGCGCTCAACTTCGTGCAGCGCATGAGCGGAGTCGCGACCAAGACGCGCAAGTTCGTCGACGCGCTGCCCGCGGGCAGCAAGACGCGCATCGCCGACACCCGCAAGACCACGCCCGGGCTGCGCGCGCTCGAGCGCTACGCGGTGCGCTGCGGCGGGGGGCACAACCACCGCGACGATCTCTCGAGCGCGGTGCTCATCAAGGACAACCACATCGCGGCGTGCGGCGGCGTGGGGATCGCGATCGAGCGGGCGCGCGCGTGGGCGCCCCACACCTCGCGCATCGAGTGCGAGGTCGATCGCATGGAGCAGCTGCGCGAGGCGATCGAGGCGCGCGCCGACATCGTGCTGCTCGACAACTTCGACGATGCGACGCTCGCGGAGGCGGTCGCGTTCGTCGCGGGGCGCGCGATCCTCGAGGTCTCGGGCGGCGTGACGCTCGAGCGCATCCCGAAGATCGCGGCGGCGGGCATCGACGTGATCTCGGCGGGCGGGCTGACGCACTCGGCGGCCGCGGTCGATCTCGCGCTCGACTGGGAGAGCTGA
- the accD gene encoding acetyl-CoA carboxylase, carboxyltransferase subunit beta, whose product MAWFTKNRATIDASEKKTIGRGVFRRCESCGATLKAEEFTENLEVCPECNHHYPMSAESWVELLLDPGSFEEHDIGLVSGDPLAFNDSKPYPDRVRATRKKTGVDDAMMVGSGTVEGRGVQIGAFVFRFMGGSMGSVVGEKIARMFERAAERKQPAILLSSSGGARMQEGVLSLMQMAKTVSALGRVREAGMPFVSVLLHPTTGGVAASFALLGDVNIAEPRALIGFAGPRVIENTIRQKLPEGFQRSEFLLDHGMIDVIAQRREMRATIARVLGHLVG is encoded by the coding sequence ATGGCCTGGTTCACCAAGAACCGCGCGACGATCGACGCCTCGGAGAAGAAGACGATCGGCCGAGGTGTGTTTCGCCGCTGCGAATCGTGCGGCGCGACGCTCAAGGCCGAGGAGTTCACCGAGAACCTCGAGGTCTGCCCGGAGTGCAACCACCACTACCCGATGAGCGCGGAGTCGTGGGTGGAGCTCCTCCTCGACCCGGGTTCGTTCGAGGAGCACGACATCGGCCTCGTCTCCGGCGATCCGCTCGCGTTCAACGACAGCAAGCCGTACCCCGATCGCGTCCGCGCGACCCGCAAGAAGACCGGCGTCGACGACGCGATGATGGTCGGCAGCGGCACGGTCGAAGGGCGCGGCGTCCAGATCGGCGCGTTCGTCTTCCGCTTCATGGGCGGCTCGATGGGCTCGGTCGTCGGCGAGAAGATCGCGCGCATGTTCGAGCGCGCTGCCGAGCGGAAGCAGCCCGCGATCCTGCTCTCGAGCTCGGGCGGCGCGCGCATGCAGGAGGGCGTGCTCTCGCTGATGCAGATGGCGAAGACGGTCTCCGCGCTCGGTCGCGTGCGCGAGGCCGGCATGCCCTTCGTCAGCGTGCTCCTGCATCCGACGACCGGCGGCGTCGCCGCGAGCTTCGCGCTCCTCGGTGACGTGAACATCGCGGAGCCGCGCGCGCTGATCGGCTTCGCGGGGCCGCGCGTGATCGAGAACACGATCCGCCAGAAGCTTCCCGAGGGGTTCCAGCGCTCGGAGTTCCTGCTCGATCACGGCATGATCGACGTGATCGCGCAGCGTCGCGAGATGCGCGCGACGATCGCGCGCGTGCTCGGCCACCTCGTCGGCTGA
- a CDS encoding biotin--[acetyl-CoA-carboxylase] ligase: protein MQDLDPERIRSLLTTRAYGRSLDVRESTASTNDDAREAARAGAARGHVVVADAQSRGRGAHGRVWSSPSGTDLYLSIVERVTLSPERVAPLTLAVGLGVADAVRALAPALEPRVKWPNDVWIGRRKTAGVLVEASSIGARMDAIVIGVGLGVNRLAWHEELASSATSVLHASRELDAVCAELDRASALATLLGAIEAWVDRFVAEGPAPVVRALEERLALRGERVRCDDVEGVLVGVESSGALRLETSSGPRSMISGTLRPL, encoded by the coding sequence ATGCAGGACCTCGATCCCGAACGCATTCGCTCGCTGCTCACGACGCGCGCCTACGGGCGCTCGCTCGACGTGCGCGAGAGCACGGCCTCGACCAACGACGACGCGCGCGAGGCGGCCCGCGCGGGCGCGGCGCGCGGGCACGTGGTGGTGGCCGACGCGCAGTCGCGGGGGCGCGGTGCGCACGGGCGCGTGTGGTCGTCGCCGTCGGGGACGGATCTGTACCTGTCGATCGTGGAGCGAGTGACGCTCTCGCCCGAGCGGGTGGCGCCGCTGACGCTCGCGGTGGGGCTCGGGGTCGCGGACGCGGTGCGGGCGCTCGCACCGGCGCTCGAGCCGCGGGTGAAGTGGCCGAACGACGTGTGGATCGGGCGGCGCAAGACGGCCGGCGTGCTGGTCGAGGCGAGCTCGATCGGCGCGCGCATGGACGCGATCGTGATCGGCGTCGGGCTCGGGGTGAATCGGCTCGCGTGGCACGAGGAGCTCGCGAGCAGCGCGACCTCGGTGCTCCACGCGTCGCGCGAGCTGGATGCGGTGTGCGCGGAGCTCGATCGTGCGAGCGCGCTGGCGACGTTGCTGGGCGCTATCGAGGCGTGGGTCGATCGGTTCGTCGCCGAGGGCCCTGCGCCCGTGGTGCGCGCGCTCGAGGAACGCCTCGCGCTGCGCGGCGAGCGTGTGCGGTGTGACGACGTGGAAGGCGTGCTGGTCGGGGTCGAATCGAGCGGTGCGCTCCGGCTCGAGACGTCGAGCGGTCCGCGCTCGATGATCTCGGGGACGTTGCGGCCGCTCTGA
- a CDS encoding FecR domain-containing protein, translating into MAELLARDGTVERSTAAAVTTWETAPVGQRFELGDAVRTGDASTAQLRVGARGGVRMQPRTVLRFLGERPEAPSAVRLETGEVELDSADELVFETERGSVTLQAGARVRARTGDSARVEVIAGRVVFEEDGVARTAEAGDAVVLAVGRVVFEDDASFGAPPEPVEPTPTEAVAAEDPVEETGEVEEDALAEDDAAEASDPSTPGVQVTPSPERAHVSIPAGESPVIHDASAPTAVRIDFGAACPGRAIVTIRAGRRPVRYAGEGSAVVTIPTGRARYAIDCVEGSDPRGGTITVRRDDGSSRLDPVPPRNVVDTDGRTYDVLYQNALPILTVRWRESGSGNALLHVASSGRERTVAAASGRVELRSGELSEGTHRLWFTSSGRASPQTTLRIRFDNAAPAASLREPGRAAALAPGEAVRVAGVVLDGFEVRAEGAPLAIDAQMRFAGEVRVPTTTDALAVRFSHPRRGVHYYLRRVAGR; encoded by the coding sequence GTGGCCGAGCTGCTCGCGCGCGACGGGACGGTCGAGCGCAGCACCGCTGCGGCGGTGACCACGTGGGAGACCGCGCCGGTCGGGCAACGCTTCGAGCTGGGCGACGCGGTGCGGACCGGCGATGCGTCGACCGCGCAGCTGCGCGTCGGCGCGCGCGGTGGCGTGCGCATGCAGCCGCGCACCGTGTTGCGCTTCCTCGGGGAGCGGCCCGAGGCGCCCTCGGCGGTGCGCCTCGAGACCGGCGAGGTCGAGCTCGACAGCGCCGACGAACTCGTGTTCGAGACCGAGCGCGGCTCGGTCACCCTGCAGGCAGGCGCACGGGTGCGCGCGCGCACCGGCGACTCGGCGCGCGTCGAGGTGATCGCGGGACGCGTGGTGTTCGAGGAGGACGGCGTCGCGCGTACCGCCGAGGCCGGCGATGCCGTGGTGCTCGCGGTCGGACGCGTGGTGTTCGAGGACGACGCGAGCTTCGGCGCGCCGCCCGAGCCGGTCGAGCCCACGCCGACCGAGGCGGTCGCGGCGGAGGATCCGGTCGAGGAAACGGGCGAGGTCGAGGAGGACGCGCTCGCCGAGGACGATGCGGCCGAGGCGAGCGATCCGAGCACGCCCGGTGTGCAGGTCACGCCCTCGCCCGAGCGCGCGCACGTCTCGATCCCGGCGGGAGAGTCGCCGGTGATCCACGACGCGTCCGCGCCGACCGCGGTGCGCATCGACTTCGGCGCGGCGTGCCCCGGTCGCGCGATCGTCACGATCCGCGCGGGCCGCCGTCCGGTTCGGTACGCGGGCGAGGGCAGCGCGGTGGTCACCATCCCCACCGGACGCGCGCGCTACGCGATCGACTGTGTCGAGGGCAGCGATCCGCGCGGCGGCACGATCACCGTCCGTCGCGACGACGGCAGCAGCCGCCTCGATCCGGTCCCGCCGCGCAACGTCGTCGACACCGACGGCCGCACCTACGACGTGCTCTATCAGAACGCGCTCCCGATCCTCACGGTGCGCTGGCGCGAAAGCGGCTCGGGTAACGCGTTGCTCCACGTCGCGAGCAGCGGCCGCGAGCGCACCGTCGCCGCCGCCTCGGGGCGCGTCGAGCTGCGCTCGGGCGAGCTCTCGGAGGGCACGCACCGGCTCTGGTTCACGTCGTCGGGGCGCGCCTCGCCGCAGACGACGCTGCGCATCCGCTTCGACAATGCCGCACCCGCAGCGAGCTTGCGCGAGCCGGGCCGCGCGGCCGCGCTCGCGCCCGGTGAGGCCGTGCGCGTCGCCGGTGTGGTGCTCGACGGATTCGAGGTGCGCGCCGAGGGCGCACCGCTCGCGATCGACGCCCAGATGCGCTTCGCGGGTGAGGTGCGCGTGCCGACCACCACCGACGCGCTCGCAGTTCGCTTCTCCCATCCGCGCCGCGGAGTGCACTACTATCTGCGGCGCGTGGCCGGACGATGA
- a CDS encoding protein kinase domain-containing protein: MTSAGEPKAADPLLGRVVLGRYRIMRELARGGMGAIYLARSEGAASFVKPVVVKSMLPELVGDEAAARMFKREARIMSLLRHPGIVSVFDFGREEQSYLLVMDYVHGFHLGRWASWTLQKRGDVPVVLAVQIVVQVLEALQYAHTLVGEGGEPLRIVHRDVSPSNVLLDTDGHVRLADFGIAQSGVDAPDVKTATRTVKGKFSYMAPEILEGADPSPSSDAYAAAVVLHEILVGRNEFRTSSPTSTVGRVLTHTPTRLDEVRPDCSPELADVVEIALLKDPRKRYESAGDLLKALRGVRGMAAEDASALLTETFARDFRDPSLPSMFELPELDDLERAWRAPTPTVSSSPPAALRVEGEASEPSRPSDGPTRGGVKTRPKQPAMPAPPSSRVGLWIAASIGAIALGIGAAVWWSQPPPAPDVVYVEASPAGIEGAPTETPPTEAPPLETPPPTEATTPTEPETPREAATPTTERRRSVQRSAEPPDEAAAIQRAFATHTAEIRRCFASAPPDAAHDLVLRFSIDTSGSVQRVELAPAEVASTAPGQCVIQRARAIRFPTTSSPRSFRIPIEVRSR, encoded by the coding sequence ATGACGAGCGCTGGCGAACCGAAAGCGGCCGATCCGCTCCTCGGCCGCGTGGTGCTCGGCCGCTACCGGATCATGCGCGAGCTCGCGCGCGGCGGGATGGGCGCGATCTACCTCGCGCGCAGCGAGGGCGCGGCGAGCTTCGTGAAGCCCGTCGTCGTGAAGAGCATGCTGCCCGAGCTGGTCGGCGACGAGGCCGCGGCGCGCATGTTCAAGCGCGAGGCGCGCATCATGTCGCTGCTGCGCCACCCGGGCATCGTCTCGGTGTTCGACTTCGGTCGCGAGGAGCAGAGCTATCTGCTCGTCATGGACTACGTCCACGGCTTCCACCTCGGCCGTTGGGCCAGCTGGACGCTGCAGAAGCGCGGCGACGTGCCGGTCGTGCTCGCGGTGCAGATCGTCGTGCAGGTGCTGGAGGCGCTGCAGTACGCGCACACGCTGGTGGGCGAGGGCGGCGAGCCGCTGCGCATCGTGCACCGCGACGTGAGCCCGTCGAACGTGCTGCTCGACACCGACGGCCACGTGCGGCTCGCGGACTTCGGCATCGCGCAGAGCGGCGTCGACGCGCCCGACGTGAAGACCGCGACGCGCACCGTGAAGGGCAAGTTCTCGTACATGGCGCCCGAGATCCTCGAGGGCGCCGATCCTTCGCCGAGCAGCGACGCGTACGCGGCGGCGGTGGTGCTCCACGAGATCCTCGTGGGCCGCAACGAGTTCCGCACGTCGTCGCCGACGTCGACGGTCGGACGCGTGCTCACCCACACGCCGACGCGCCTCGACGAGGTGCGCCCCGACTGCTCGCCCGAGCTCGCCGACGTGGTCGAGATCGCGCTGCTGAAGGATCCGCGGAAGCGCTACGAGAGCGCCGGCGATCTGCTCAAGGCGCTGCGCGGCGTGCGCGGCATGGCGGCCGAGGACGCGAGCGCGCTCCTCACCGAGACGTTCGCGCGCGACTTCCGCGATCCCTCGCTGCCCTCGATGTTCGAGCTCCCCGAGCTCGACGATCTCGAGCGCGCGTGGCGCGCTCCGACCCCGACGGTGAGCTCGAGCCCGCCCGCGGCGCTGCGGGTCGAGGGCGAGGCCAGCGAGCCGAGCCGTCCCTCCGACGGACCGACGCGGGGCGGCGTGAAGACGCGCCCCAAGCAGCCGGCGATGCCCGCGCCTCCGTCTTCGCGCGTCGGCCTCTGGATCGCTGCGAGCATCGGTGCGATCGCGCTCGGCATCGGCGCGGCGGTGTGGTGGAGCCAGCCACCGCCCGCGCCCGACGTGGTGTACGTCGAGGCCTCGCCCGCCGGCATCGAAGGCGCGCCGACCGAGACGCCACCGACCGAAGCGCCGCCGCTCGAGACGCCGCCGCCGACCGAGGCCACGACCCCGACCGAGCCCGAGACGCCGCGCGAGGCCGCGACGCCCACCACCGAGCGCCGCCGCTCGGTGCAGCGTAGCGCCGAGCCGCCCGACGAGGCCGCCGCGATCCAGCGCGCGTTCGCGACGCACACCGCGGAGATCCGCCGCTGCTTCGCGAGCGCGCCGCCGGACGCGGCCCACGACCTCGTGCTGCGCTTCTCGATCGATACCTCGGGCAGCGTGCAGCGCGTCGAGCTCGCGCCCGCCGAGGTCGCGAGCACCGCGCCCGGTCAGTGCGTGATCCAGCGTGCCCGCGCGATCCGGTTCCCCACCACGTCGTCGCCGCGCTCGTTCCGTATCCCGATCGAGGTACGCTCGCGCTGA
- a CDS encoding HAD family hydrolase, producing MSGARAAFFDMDKTLVRVNTGRLYASWRFSRGETRFRDLLRVSWWSLQYTLGVVDADAVSRYAARTLAGVDERAFADECRAWYASAVRPHVTGRARSEVEQRHRDGYVVAILTGSSPYVAGPLADELGIDHVISSRLVVESGCFTGDVEALCYGPGKVTRALEWAARHEVDLAASAFYTDSLSDLPMLERVGEPRIVNPDPRLRALAKSRGWPIEIWT from the coding sequence ATGAGCGGCGCGCGCGCGGCGTTCTTCGACATGGACAAGACGCTCGTGCGCGTGAACACGGGGCGTCTCTACGCGTCGTGGCGCTTCTCGCGCGGCGAGACGAGGTTCCGCGATCTGCTGCGCGTGAGCTGGTGGTCGCTCCAGTACACGCTCGGCGTCGTCGATGCGGACGCCGTGAGCCGGTACGCCGCGCGCACGCTCGCGGGCGTCGACGAGCGTGCGTTCGCGGACGAATGCCGCGCCTGGTACGCGAGCGCGGTGCGGCCCCACGTGACGGGGCGCGCGCGCAGCGAGGTCGAGCAGCGCCATCGTGATGGCTACGTCGTCGCGATCCTCACCGGCAGCTCGCCGTACGTCGCGGGCCCGCTCGCCGACGAGCTGGGGATCGATCACGTGATCTCGAGCCGCCTCGTGGTGGAGAGCGGCTGCTTCACCGGCGATGTCGAGGCGCTCTGCTACGGCCCGGGCAAGGTCACGCGCGCGCTCGAGTGGGCGGCACGGCACGAGGTCGATCTCGCGGCGAGCGCGTTCTACACCGACAGCCTCAGCGACCTGCCGATGCTCGAGCGCGTCGGCGAGCCGCGCATCGTGAACCCCGACCCGCGCCTGCGCGCGCTCGCGAAGAGCCGCGGCTGGCCCATCGAGATCTGGACATGA